In the Populus trichocarpa isolate Nisqually-1 chromosome 8, P.trichocarpa_v4.1, whole genome shotgun sequence genome, TGGTTTCTTTAGCGGCAAAATTCACGGAGATTCCTAGCCATCAGACTTTCTAAACTATGCTGAAACTGATTATAGCCACACAAATACAAAAGCTGAGTTCAATTTAAAGCCATCTAAGAAGCCTAGAGTCCAATAACACCATCAAGGACTTACCCATAACTTAATACTAACATGGGAATCATCATAACCCTCTCGAAAGCTTAAAAACAGCTTGAAAGGGTAAAACGAGCACAATTGATTAATCTACACAATTTACCAAGATGTGCAGGCTACTACAGTGCATAAACCTCCTTTTGCTACATATTCACATGCAGGCACATAGTATTTTACAAGCCCGATTACCATTGCCTATAAGTCACTTTCAACCATGTCCGTGTCAAGAAGCCCTTCATATTCCACCTGAAGAAGCACACgagaatattaattaatctGCATGACAGAATTATAAGACTAGCAACTTCCAGGTAAATCACCTACAGTTGCTTGGTTATAGGTTAATTTCATCCTCCGGTATTGCTCTTGTGCTTGCTTTGAACGGAACATTGCTTGAACCCGTATTACAGATCTCTCAACACGTTCACCCGCCTGTTTCTGGCTGATTTTGTAGAAGTCTTCCTCCGTATCACTTTCATGTTTCGGATCTACATCTGTTTCAACAGGTTCAACTTGCAGTCCTCGAAAGCCTTTTCTCTTTAAACGCCATCTCAAAATTGCTTTCTCAAGCACTCCAATTGACCAGATGATCTTACGGTACTGCCTTCTCTCTTGGAAGCCTCGGAAAGCAGCCTGTATTAGAACAAAAGGAAAATCACTTATTAATTTCCTGGATTTCCTATGCTAACAATAATATCTTAGGCATGCAACAATGAGAAGGAATGAGGAAAACACTATTGTGTTTTAATGTTCATTGCATTTAATTCGTTACTGGAACACTTATTATGGTCTTATATTCTGTTAAGTTGAAAGAGACGAACAGGTGAGCTTTTTGGGATATTTGAAACCAAAATGGTCCACTGGCAGACTCAGAATGCTTTGGCCTCgacataaattataataatcacttttgaatcagaaaagaataaaaaataggcAAATAGCTTCTTAATTTCCTGGATTTCTTATGCTAACTTAGGTATGCAACAATGAGAAGGAATGAAGAAAACAGTGTTGTGTTTTAATGACttcttattttttgggtccTATATTCTGTTAAGATGAAAGAGATGAACAGGTGAGCTTTTTGGGATATTTGAAACCAAAATGGCCCACCGGCAGACTCAGAATGCTTTGGACTCGACATCAATTATAATAGTCACTTTTGAATCAGAAACGAAAAGATGATAAAAATCATCCACCACCACTACCATGAGATGAAAGGTAATCTTggtttcctttctctttttcccCTTCGGTGTCAGTTACACATAAATTAAACCGGTATGAAAGGGGAGTGAGCACTTACTTGAATTTTGATAGCCTGTCGACGCATATTAAGGAAATTCTTCCGCGTTTTCCAAGTATGGAACCTATGTTGAATGTGGGCAGCAGCTGCAATCTTTTTCTTACTGTCATAGTTGCGAAAGGCATGTTGGATCTTCATTGCTGCAATAATATTCCGTGCTTCATCCTCTGGACTGGAGAACTGAACTGCTTTAGTGTATACTTTTAGCGAGTGTTCTCTGAAAGCAGTCTGTATACGTGCTGCTGCATCAGCAGCTGTGCGGTAAGCTGCCAAAGTATCCTTCAGATGCAACTCCTCCTCACTTAGATTCTCAGAATTTACAGTGTCTGTTGCAGTCATTTGCAGCGAGCCAGAGGCATTTCCAGCTATTATCATAGACTCAAATTGTGCCACCAAAGCCTTTTCAGACAGATACGCAGCTAAGCCATCATAACCCTTTGCAGATGCAAGATCAGCAGCGGTGCACCCACCAGGATTTTCTTTAGTGGGATCTGTAACCAAGTTTGGCTTTGCCCCTGCAGATAAGAGAGCTGCAACCATTTTCTCCCTATACATATAGATCATCAAAATTGGAGAAAAAATGACAGTTACTTCGAGACTGATATACATTTGAGTCAGTAAAGAAGTCTTAATATATACTCCTGGCCCTTTAGGATACATACATCAGGCTTTCTTGACTGCTTATAATGCTATCATATTTGTGTAGCCCAGTGTTTTTCTATTTCAGAGAGATGTATATGATTTGCTTTGGCATGAAGAGACAGAATAACATGGAAGTAGTGAAATGGAGTGGAGCTGTGACAAGCAAAGGGAAAatggaagaagataaaaaatgtCCTAGTTCATTTTATTCAAGACACTTAAAGAAACTGAAGCTGGACAACCACAGAAGAActgcaaattaaaacaacaaagaacATGTCCATACCTTCCATAATATGCTGCCCAGTGCATTGCTGTCCATCCATGTTTATCGCGAAAATCTAATGATAAGCCTGaccatgaaaacaaataaactgCCCAAGTGTAACCGATAATAGCACATAAATGGATTACTCCAAGGCCTTGAGCATCGTATTCTGTGGTTTTACAGCCCTCAAGTACTCTTTCCAATAGCCATTcctttattgtgttttttaaagaaagttcAAACAAACCATCTTTTGCTTGTGCAACTGAAATTCTGCTGTCCTCAATTGACTTAATCAAGTATGCCCAACTATTAGAAATATTAGAAGTTTTGTGTGCAAACTTCTTAGCCTCCTTCAGTTTAGCCGGTGACACTTTACTAGATAGAACATTAAGGGTCTTGGAAGTAGAAAAGAGCAAATAAGCAAGTCTCATCTGAAGATGGAACTCTTCCCACTTGGATTTGTCTTCTGAAAAAACAACCGAATCATGTACTGAAGGAGCACGGtactcaaaattcaaaatttggcTGATGGGTTTGGATCCATCCAAACTCAAACATAGATTTACTAGTCCAGGGGAATGCGGTGACACCATACAGCTATAGACCCCAGCCTGGACAATTTCTGCTGGAACAAAAGCATCTCCACAGATACAGAACAGATTGGACTTTGCCAGATGCAGATACTGTTCATGGAAATATCCAGTGACTAGAATCTGTAACCAAGATTAAATAGAggtcaaaaatacaaagaagaagaagaagctgtgTTCTTATTTTATGAATATGTTTTGAGCTATTCAAACAGATTTCTAATGGCTGATTCTATTTTCAGATTGATGAATCCCATAATGCCACGAAAGGTTCAACCAGTTAACATGAAATACCAGCCGACcaagaattttcaaaacttttatctCATGTCACAAGACATTTTTTTCTCCACAAATAAGCAAAAGCCAAAAAATCAGCTCCTTTTTACATTCAAACCATCAACAAAGAATTAAAGCCATAATAGACACCACAAGGATATCAACAGAGGATTGTATGAGAAGTAAATGAACCTTGGTTGTTTCATTTGAAAAGCCCCACGCAGGTGAGAAATCAGTTATGATAAACATTTGTTCTTGAATAGAAGATTGATGTTGATCCATTCCTGGAGAAGCAAACGAATCATAACCGGATGAAATCGGAGATTCAACCGTTGCATCATCTACAGAAACAGGAGAGTCATCTATGATGGAATTCATCCACCTTCCAAAACTATCCTGACTTTGCAAACCATCATTAATCAAAATATCCAATGAATCACGAGCACCCAGGACAACAGAATTCTTCCTCTGAGCATCCAAATATACTTGGGAACCTGTTAACTGTCTGTAAACATTATCTGGACCACTGAACTGAGCGTTACCGTTCCTAACAACAGCCTCAGTTAAATTGCCAAACGCAGACTTTTCTGCTGATAATTGGTAGCCTGAAAGAGTGCTCCCctgcaaagaaaattaattagttaCTTTACTCCAATATTTAACCAATAATTATAATCAAGCAAGCAAACTGAAGTAATTTGAGAAATCTCCAAAACATCAATAAATGCAACATTACAGCAGATGTCAGTAGAGGTCTAAAAGCATTGAATTCAGAATTTTCGATAATTATAATGGAAAGAGATGCAtggaaattaattgataaaCTTCTTCATCCTAACTAGCAGAACAGAGTGACACTGCCACAAGAAATTTGACAGGCCGACTGGcattttattataaatgaacatagattatattttaaaaaggttgACTGCTAAACTGCAAGTACCGCCAAGCGAAATCAAATGAGTAAAAGAATTAAACGCTTACATGTGGAGCAAAAGGATATAGGAAAATAACTTAGAATTGCAAATTATTCTGCTTACATCGTTAACAGACCCCTTAACTGCAATCTGATTCTGTTGGTCAAAGGATGGAATCTTATCTGTTgacaatcaaaacaaaagatccaaaaaaaagaaaggaaggaagagaaaaaaggaaaaattaggaTACAGACAGACACCTATAAATGGATTTCCAAGCTATTGAAACTGCATGATTGTCACATGGAGCATCTAGTCTGTTACCTCCTCCATGCAAGATTGAATTGCCAGGATCATTTGTCAACAGCTCATCCCATTCAAGTGTATTAAGCTCATGAAGCCTGATTGCATGATTAATGACAGTTAAGCTGTCACTGGGCCCTGATAAATCTACATAAAAAGAGAACAGTAAGATTGAATGATATGCAATTTTGTAAATAGAGGAAAGATTATGGACTGCCGAATAAAATTTTGAGGATTAGATGCTTAAAACCATCAAGAATAAAGATCATAACAGTGAATGTTTATCATATAAACCTTGCTAAACCGAAAACTCTTGCTATAACATGTAGAACGTGCAAGTTCTGTAATATTACCAAGATCTTTCTCGCCTGCATAATATCCACGAGCAGCTCCAGAATCAGATTCTTCTGATAAAAGCCCGGGAGCAGACTGATCAGAGACTGAACTAGAATGTGAATTCACAGGTGTGGCTGGAGAACCCTGTAATTGTATCATAAGTCAACCACAACCCAAAATAAGGTTTAAACAACCATATGTTTACTGGAATCAACAACAGAAACTTGCGCACAAATACACACTGAGACAGAGACAGCttatttcaaaatgaaaatatgACCCCTCCTCTgtcatgaaataaaaagaagctcAACAATATGCTAGAGTACTTGACACTGCTAGCTTTTTTCCTCGAAGTATAAATAAGAAGAAGTTTAAAAATATGCTAGTCTTTGAAACTAACTTTTTCCCAAAAAGTACTTGTAGACAAAATTAAGGATCTTCTTGGAATGATAATCACAGTATGATTGAATTCccttgttcacaataataataattatctttctgaacaaaaatagaaaggaGGAAAGCACCATGTCCAAATATTCTTTATGTAGAAATGCAGTTTCTATGTGGCACTACATTCAAACCTCACCAAGGGAAAAGCCTGCTATATGCAACCAGCATCTGCATGCTATGACTCATTGgtgaaaatacaaaaccaaAGATAACATATCGATGacaacaaaatttcaaaaacaaagcaCTTTAGTAACAGATAAAAGGCAACAATGAACCAACCTCCTGGGTCTCACGGTAGTGAACAAGCACTACATGTTCCAAAGTCCTGTAACAAACacaaaattgaaagcaaaagtATGAATGCTCCATCAAAACCCAGAAACACAAAgcgagagagagggagagggagagggagaaggagagggagagggagagagagggggggattCATCTTCTCTAAACCAATCATCatgtcaacttttttttatgccATGGATACATTCGAGCTTTAATTGTTACATACTTGTCTAGCAGCCAATAACACCTGCGAACAAAGGTCGGGATATCTTGGCCATGTGCATAGTATACATGAATCCTCTCTTCATTACCAACCTACACCaggaaacaaatgaaaattcatCATACCAGAGACTTTTCAACAGCACAGATAATGATGCACTGATTAACTACATCCTAAATCATCTTAAAGAATAATATGACAATCTgagattcaaaaataaactcaagTACATTTGGAGGAACAATGTCAGTCAACTAAGCTGCATAAATTTAATCTGAAGCCATTTGTAACATCTTAGAAATGAAGAGTTTTACTTATTATCTGTGAAAATATATTCAAAGTTAAACTCAAAGAAtctattataagaaaaaagtcAGTTAATGAAACTGCCTCTAGTTGGTTCACATATAACACTTCAGAAAATGAGAGATCTCACTTTTAAGTGTTCATGAGCTTCTTTAACAGTCTtcccatcttttttcttcttccagtTATGACCATCTTTTCGGAAGTTCCTAAGCATCTTGCGGTCAAACAATACAATTGTGCCACCTGTTACATTACAGAAAATCAAAACCGGAGAAACACTAATAAATGAAGGGTTGTTTGACCCTCTATATTACTTGATGGAAGGAGAATCTTAATGACCCATCAAGATGCATTCAAAACCAACAAGAAATATGTCCATTTGGCATATGCCATGCTGACCATTGCTCCAGTTCTGATCATTTGCACATGAATGGTAGAAAGGCTTTACCAGCATCCATCAGCAGGCATTCAGATTATCAATAGCATTTGCATGAAAATAAACTCTACTATGGGAAGGGCAAAACTTAACCAGGTAAAGTAAAATTACAAGCAAATAAAACCAGAGGAACAGTGAAATTAGACATGGATGAATGAATATGGTAATTAAAATTTGCAAAAACATGGTagcaagaaaagaataaaatgatggAAATATTACATGTTATAACTCTCATGTTCAGCAGGAACCTCAAAGTGGCTGAGCATATTAGAATATTACttgtatcaaaacaaaaattatttatcataaaattttctttgcaagGCCAAAACCATTCAACTATATTCATGCAAgaactaaaaataacatatactTACTCATGGGTAATTTTACTGGCTTTACATTGATGGTGAAATACTTGTGATTGCAAAGCATTGCATGGATTTCATTTGGACGGAGCCATCTTGTTCTAGATTCCTCCATTATGTTTGGAACATCCAAATCTATCATATAACAATGTTATCATTGCTAGAATAAGTATAActatttgtaataataataaataaataaataaataaaacattagatAAGCAACACCAGATGAATATATACGAAAGACTACAAAGAAATGATGGTTCGCCATAGAAACAATAAGAGCATAGAGTAAATAAATCCGCACAACTTGTCCTCCCCAACCCCACTTCCCGGCAAGAATTCTAGTTTTGCTATTCCACCCTCTATGATTAACATCTTTCTCTCTTCAATTTACCTCCTCTTCACCTTTTTAACCATTGAAATTCATTGCACATCAGCATCTTTTCATTCGATCAAAATTTATGAGAAAAGCATCCATTTCAAAATCCGCCCATTTTCTCCCCACCCATATTTTTCCAATCCTTCACACAATGTTCCCATCAACCCCGAAtgctaaataattatatatgaaaaaaaggaagaagacaaTTCATCTTTAAAACCTAAGTTGGCTTGGTTGGTCCCACTGAAATGCCACAGAGCGAGCCATGACTCCAACGTAACCAGATATTAGGTGCTCGACAAAATGAAAGCAGCAAAAAGCAGcttaataaaatcaagaaacaaatataCAACAAAACAAGCAACTAATTCCAGCTAGCTAGAGAGCAAAAACCAAACCAGACAATATCAGAAAAGCAAAGCTACATAACAagccaaaaacatataaaattacaGCGTGCTTTTGCTCCCCAAACcgataataagaaaagaaaaaaaaactttctccAGTGTATACCAAGCCATGCCCTAAGCAGCTAATTTCCAATTTGAAAAATTTGAAccaaagtacaaaaaaaaatcagtaccTCGAAGAGTATGAAATCCATGAATCTCTGATCCTACAAGTCGGTCCGAGAATCCACTTTCCATTTCAAAAAACGCATAAAAAAGGTAACCTGGTAAACGAAAATCGTCGACTAAATTAACAATCAAACGATGATTAACAACACCAAGGTATCATAATTTGACACAAAATTAACTGTTTAAAGCCGAGccgagagagaaatgaagggcaCACGGAAGAAACGCTTTTCTCAAATTTTCTAGCCAACAAGTcagtttaaactttaaagtgACAGAGGAGCTGAGATTGAGCTGATTACTAGTAGATATATACACGCGCGAGCGCGCGCGTATAAAAAGGAATGAGAAGACTTTTTAGTAGCTTTTCtccactctcttttttttctctcttttttctttcttttgatggTGATAAACTGATAATTAGTTTTCTCAGTTATTATTTGTTATTGCTGAGTTGTAAAGTAAAATGATAATAgagctgcttcttcttcttttcttcaaacagataataatagttgtttagtttggaattataattaattatgatgttGAAAtcctcaaatttaatttaattaagagatcatgtttggaaattttttagaggttaaaaattaaatttaatatttaaaaatattataaaaataaattagagatcaatctttttaatttataattttttaaaaaataatattaaaattaaaattaaattttataaaatatttattaagcgaacctttaaataaataaaatgaaagtaacaaaaataatataaaaataaattgaattgagttttttttaatatataaattaaatttatttatttattaaatgtaaattaaatattataattaaatttgtaaAGACTTGATAAATTGTAATTCCAGTAGTGTAAAATATCATGTATGATCCCTCAGTTGCTTACCGttgattaaatttgatcccGTGCTTTATTTTCAACTGAAGGCAATTTGAAATCCTCGTTTAATTAGATAGTAATTGAATGTTTAGTAAAAAATGTAatggattatttgtttttgtgttttaaaaatattttaaaaaaaataaaaaattttattttttattttaaattaatatttatttatatttagtaaaAAAGACCCTGCAGGGTTTGCTAAGTGCTAGCTACTTTCTTGATAACCAGGTGTTTAACtttgtgtgattttttaaaaattatttttgatatagtatattaaaataatttaaaatattaaaaatattaatttaaagtaaataaaaaaataaaaaactttcaaacttttaaaaaaatgttttttaaatgcaaaaataaatagagcatttaatattataaaaaactatcGATCATAAACTGTTAATGAAGATCAAGAACCTTGATGAGAGAGGAAAATACAAAACTTTCTAGCTCCTTTACAGCTAAAATCCCCGTGATTTGAAGAACTCTCCaggtaaaagtaataataacgACGGCGACTTGAATTTTGAAATGCATTGAGGATCAGTGCTTACCTTATTTCGAAAGGATTGACATTTTAAAGGGAAATAAaggtaataatattttcttaattaatggaCCGTGGACAGGTGAGAAACACACGATTGCAAAGACTATCTGATTTTGTCAAAATGACACGTGTATGGTTAAATTTTGCAAAACTCGAGGGCCCGTTAAATAATATCACTTGCAAAACACGGTGCTTTCAGGATCATTGTctggttgttgtttttttaaaaaatattttaaatattaatatatcaaaataaaataaaattttagaagatgCAGCCGCGATTTCAAGCACAGCTCTCTCAACACAGATTTTTAGGTGAGGGGTATCACTTGACAGCTTCGATTTGTGTACGGCGAGTTTGATGACTTTATGCTCCTCTGATGTGAAagctttaattatatttttttctttctttatcatgACTTCTTCTCTCTATTATATCATGAcgacttctttgttgtttgtttgtgcGCGAGCGCGACTCCCCTCATATAAATTATGTATTTCATGCTTTTCATGAGCTTAAACAAACAGacctttaaataatatttggtattgtaatagtaattatttttaaaatatttttatataaaaatatataaaaataatattttttattttaaaattttatttttgatattattatatcaaaacatgaaaaaaattaattcaaaataaaaaaatattaaattttagcaaaaatacGGCTAAGCTGCATTGCCTAAATGGTATTAAATTATACAATTactagttatattttttaaaaattaataaattaatcctCTAGTTTCAATGATTATCTGTAAatctattatgtttttaaaatctcCAAATAACTTAGAGctatttgttattatattagtagttattttttaaagtattttttattttaaaataattattttaaaaaaattaccaatactaacatgttaaaataattttaaaataaaaataataattttttaaaaaatatttttataacacaGAAACAATCAGTTTCTTCATCTCGTTCTGTCAGATTTTCAAAATGAcgtataacaaaaaaacaaaggcagaACCACCCCCCACGAGAAAAATAATTAGCTCGTTAAATCATGTGCAATCTGCATTTAAATAAAAGACGGGTCTAAATTAGTAAATCTCTGTATAGAGTTGTCTAATTTTCAACAGTTATTATTTCTGTCGCCTTTTCACATTCCAATCAACTCTGCTAGTCTGGGTTGATTAGTTGGATTATAAAATCTTGTCTGAATTCCTCATTGGTTctgcccccttttttttttcccgctcTCTGGTAGGAGTGCAGTAATGTTTCACTTTGCACGctcaaacttttgtttttaaaacatatcgTACATGTTAAATGTTTAATAATAGTAAAACACATTGTACTATTCACATGAAATCCATACAAATTGTTTCCATTGATTTGCGGAAAGTAGCTCTCAGCTGCTTTCTGCAAAACTGCAGAAAATGAAAAGTTTCACTCTTTACTATTCGCTTAAGTGAATAGTAAAGAGCTTAATTTCACTGTTCTAACTGAACCGGATCCAGTAAAAAGCTAAATGTATTGAACCAGTCcgatccaattaaaaaaattaatttttatttttatttttaattgtgttttattcaaaaaattagaaggagatcttTTGATGACGTAGattttgcagaatttgatcgcaattccaattttgttctttatgatattttactggtgttgttgcgcgcttacgAAACtaagaaaactgtagtccttgtcggatggatttcgtacgtgatgaaattgtagatagtttaatgaaacaataaaaaatatttgatataagtattatttatttcatgatataatatcagtagttaaatctacaatatttaaattaaaaatcatcaatattaatatatattttttatatatattatataacttcaatttgaaaagcattattttaaccaaacacattaaattattttttgttcagccttaattttaaccacagttttaattaaacatatataaataccaaaccaatctcaaccaaaaatactttttgtaaaataatttttttcaaattacaactacaaaaactatcacaataccaaacataagAATCCATCT is a window encoding:
- the LOC7471114 gene encoding calmodulin-binding transcription activator 5 isoform X4, which gives rise to MESGFSDRLVGSEIHGFHTLRDLDVPNIMEESRTRWLRPNEIHAMLCNHKYFTINVKPVKLPMSGTIVLFDRKMLRNFRKDGHNWKKKKDGKTVKEAHEHLKVGNEERIHVYYAHGQDIPTFVRRCYWLLDKTLEHVVLVHYRETQEGSPATPVNSHSSSVSDQSAPGLLSEESDSGAARGYYAGEKDLGPSDSLTVINHAIRLHELNTLEWDELLTNDPGNSILHGGDKIPSFDQQNQIAVKGSVNDGSTLSGYQLSAEKSAFGNLTEAVVRNGNAQFSGPDNVYRQLTGSQVYLDAQRKNSVVLGARDSLDILINDGLQSQDSFGRWMNSIIDDSPVSVDDATVESPISSGYDSFASPGMDQHQSSIQEQMFIITDFSPAWGFSNETTKILVTGYFHEQYLHLAKSNLFCICGDAFVPAEIVQAGVYSCMVSPHSPGLVNLCLSLDGSKPISQILNFEYRAPSVHDSVVFSEDKSKWEEFHLQMRLAYLLFSTSKTLNVLSSKVSPAKLKEAKKFAHKTSNISNSWAYLIKSIEDSRISVAQAKDGLFELSLKNTIKEWLLERVLEGCKTTEYDAQGLGVIHLCAIIGYTWAVYLFSWSGLSLDFRDKHGWTAMHWAAYYGREKMVAALLSAGAKPNLVTDPTKENPGGCTAADLASAKGYDGLAAYLSEKALVAQFESMIIAGNASGSLQMTATDTVNSENLSEEELHLKDTLAAYRTAADAAARIQTAFREHSLKVYTKAVQFSSPEDEARNIIAAMKIQHAFRNYDSKKKIAAAAHIQHRFHTWKTRKNFLNMRRQAIKIQAAFRGFQERRQYRKIIWSIGVLEKAILRWRLKRKGFRGLQVEPVETDVDPKHESDTEEDFYKISQKQAGERVERSVIRVQAMFRSKQAQEQYRRMKLTYNQATVEYEGLLDTDMVESDL
- the LOC7471114 gene encoding calmodulin-binding transcription activator 5 isoform X2 translates to MESGFSDRLVGSEIHGFHTLRDLDVPNIMEESRTRWLRPNEIHAMLCNHKYFTINVKPVKLPMSGTIVLFDRKMLRNFRKDGHNWKKKKDGKTVKEAHEHLKVGNEERIHVYYAHGQDIPTFVRRCYWLLDKTLEHVVLVHYRETQEGSPATPVNSHSSSVSDQSAPGLLSEESDSGAARGYYAGEKDLDLSGPSDSLTVINHAIRLHELNTLEWDELLTNDPGNSILHGGDKIPSFDQQNQIAVKGSVNDGSTLSGYQLSAEKSAFGNLTEAVVRNGNAQFSGPDNVYRQLTGSQVYLDAQRKNSVVLGARDSLDILINDGLQSQDSFGRWMNSIIDDSPVSVDDATVESPISSGYDSFASPGMDQHQSSIQEQMFIITDFSPAWGFSNETTKILVTGYFHEQYLHLAKSNLFCICGDAFVPAEIVQAGVYSCMVSPHSPGLVNLCLSLDGSKPISQILNFEYRAPSVHDSVVFSEDKSKWEEFHLQMRLAYLLFSTSKTLNVLSSKVSPAKLKEAKKFAHKTSNISNSWAYLIKSIEDSRISVAQAKDGLFELSLKNTIKEWLLERVLEGCKTTEYDAQGLGVIHLCAIIGYTWAVYLFSWSGLSLDFRDKHGWTAMHWAAYYGREKMVAALLSAGAKPNLVTDPTKENPGGCTAADLASAKGYDGLAAYLSEKALVAQFESMIIAGNASGSLQMTATDTVNSENLSEEELHLKDTLAAYRTAADAAARIQTAFREHSLKVYTKAVQFSSPEDEARNIIAAMKIQHAFRNYDSKKKIAAAAHIQHRFHTWKTRKNFLNMRRQAIKIQAAFRGFQERRQYRKIIWSIGVLEKAILRWRLKRKGFRGLQVEPVETDVDPKHESDTEEDFYKISQKQAGERVERSVIRVQAMFRSKQAQEQYRRMKLTYNQATVEYEGLLDTDMVESDL
- the LOC7471114 gene encoding calmodulin-binding transcription activator 5 isoform X1, with protein sequence MESGFSDRLVGSEIHGFHTLRDLDVPNIMEESRTRWLRPNEIHAMLCNHKYFTINVKPVKLPMSGTIVLFDRKMLRNFRKDGHNWKKKKDGKTVKEAHEHLKVGNEERIHVYYAHGQDIPTFVRRCYWLLDKTLEHVVLVHYRETQELQGSPATPVNSHSSSVSDQSAPGLLSEESDSGAARGYYAGEKDLDLSGPSDSLTVINHAIRLHELNTLEWDELLTNDPGNSILHGGDKIPSFDQQNQIAVKGSVNDGSTLSGYQLSAEKSAFGNLTEAVVRNGNAQFSGPDNVYRQLTGSQVYLDAQRKNSVVLGARDSLDILINDGLQSQDSFGRWMNSIIDDSPVSVDDATVESPISSGYDSFASPGMDQHQSSIQEQMFIITDFSPAWGFSNETTKILVTGYFHEQYLHLAKSNLFCICGDAFVPAEIVQAGVYSCMVSPHSPGLVNLCLSLDGSKPISQILNFEYRAPSVHDSVVFSEDKSKWEEFHLQMRLAYLLFSTSKTLNVLSSKVSPAKLKEAKKFAHKTSNISNSWAYLIKSIEDSRISVAQAKDGLFELSLKNTIKEWLLERVLEGCKTTEYDAQGLGVIHLCAIIGYTWAVYLFSWSGLSLDFRDKHGWTAMHWAAYYGREKMVAALLSAGAKPNLVTDPTKENPGGCTAADLASAKGYDGLAAYLSEKALVAQFESMIIAGNASGSLQMTATDTVNSENLSEEELHLKDTLAAYRTAADAAARIQTAFREHSLKVYTKAVQFSSPEDEARNIIAAMKIQHAFRNYDSKKKIAAAAHIQHRFHTWKTRKNFLNMRRQAIKIQAAFRGFQERRQYRKIIWSIGVLEKAILRWRLKRKGFRGLQVEPVETDVDPKHESDTEEDFYKISQKQAGERVERSVIRVQAMFRSKQAQEQYRRMKLTYNQATVEYEGLLDTDMVESDL
- the LOC7471114 gene encoding calmodulin-binding transcription activator 5 isoform X3, which gives rise to MESGFSDRLVGSEIHGFHTLRDLDVPNIMEESRTRWLRPNEIHAMLCNHKYFTINVKPVKLPMSGTIVLFDRKMLRNFRKDGHNWKKKKDGKTVKEAHEHLKVGNEERIHVYYAHGQDIPTFVRRCYWLLDKTLEHVVLVHYRETQELQGSPATPVNSHSSSVSDQSAPGLLSEESDSGAARGYYAGEKDLGPSDSLTVINHAIRLHELNTLEWDELLTNDPGNSILHGGDKIPSFDQQNQIAVKGSVNDGSTLSGYQLSAEKSAFGNLTEAVVRNGNAQFSGPDNVYRQLTGSQVYLDAQRKNSVVLGARDSLDILINDGLQSQDSFGRWMNSIIDDSPVSVDDATVESPISSGYDSFASPGMDQHQSSIQEQMFIITDFSPAWGFSNETTKILVTGYFHEQYLHLAKSNLFCICGDAFVPAEIVQAGVYSCMVSPHSPGLVNLCLSLDGSKPISQILNFEYRAPSVHDSVVFSEDKSKWEEFHLQMRLAYLLFSTSKTLNVLSSKVSPAKLKEAKKFAHKTSNISNSWAYLIKSIEDSRISVAQAKDGLFELSLKNTIKEWLLERVLEGCKTTEYDAQGLGVIHLCAIIGYTWAVYLFSWSGLSLDFRDKHGWTAMHWAAYYGREKMVAALLSAGAKPNLVTDPTKENPGGCTAADLASAKGYDGLAAYLSEKALVAQFESMIIAGNASGSLQMTATDTVNSENLSEEELHLKDTLAAYRTAADAAARIQTAFREHSLKVYTKAVQFSSPEDEARNIIAAMKIQHAFRNYDSKKKIAAAAHIQHRFHTWKTRKNFLNMRRQAIKIQAAFRGFQERRQYRKIIWSIGVLEKAILRWRLKRKGFRGLQVEPVETDVDPKHESDTEEDFYKISQKQAGERVERSVIRVQAMFRSKQAQEQYRRMKLTYNQATVEYEGLLDTDMVESDL